The Lottiidibacillus patelloidae genome includes the window ATGGATACAAGTGACCAACTAATTTTACCGCTCCCGATCATTTCACTCATTTCTTTCATAGCTGATCCCATAGCTTTTTTGGAAGCTGCCACTCTTTCTGGAGCTACATCTTTTAATAAATCGGGATTAGGGGCATAAATGTTTAGAAATGCGCAGTTATCTTTCGCTAATTGGGTCATACCATCTACTTTCCATTGTGGAACTTCTTCTAGAGCTTTAAAAGGTGCATGAGTTGCTTTAAGTAAATTTATCTCTTCATCGTGATACTCAACGTATACGAGATATGCACCAGCTTCGTATGCAGCTTTTGTGACATACCTAACGTACTGTGCGGCTTCAATGGGTGCTTGAATAACAAGCTTCTGCCCTTTTTGAATATTAAGTCCAATGTGAATTGTTACTTCTGCGTATTTCTTTAATAATTTATTGAAATTATCCATGCAAATACTCTCCCTTAACTGTCTCTTAAAATTATAGACGAGAAGGGTAGAGGATATGTTACAAAGAAATAGAAAAAACGAAGAGAGATTGATTTATCTCACTTCGTTTTTTAAATAATTTAGTTACTGTAACGATTTCTTCTATAAAGGAAAATTGTTAATACTCCTATAAATAGGAGAAGTACCCCAGTTACTAAATAATTGTAATAAGATGTTGCCGTTGCAGGCAACTCTTGAGGAATTGGCGTTAATTCAATATCATGCCTAACTATTTCTTGGTTTACTTCAATAACAGGACTTTCATAAAGTTCATAACCATTCTTCTTAACTAAAATGTAGTAATCCGCTTCAGGATATACCATGTACGCATATTTACCTTCAACACTACTGTTTTGCGGATTGTGATTATCATTTGGTGGGAAAGTAAGAATTGGAAGTTCTACTAAAGTATCCTTCACTCTTCCATTTTCTTGATTTCGAACTGTGTCAGCATAATATAACTCAACTACAGCACCTTCAATAACCTCACCAGTTTCTTTATTTGTAATAGTACCGTATGGATCAATTAAACAAGAGGAGATATTTAATTCACCATCATTTGAAATAACGACAGCTAAACTTGACACTTGAATTTTTGAACCATCTTCAAATACATAATAAAACTTTAAAGTGTAAGCTTTATTAACATCCAAGCCATCTATGAGAAACACTCCAGTACGTGCATCAACAGAGCCATTTAGACTAGTAATGTCCCCACTTTCATCCTCAACTTCAACAATAATGCTATCGTAGTTTTCTAAACTTAACGTACCATTACTACCATCACTCAAGAGAATAATACCGGTAGCAGATTCAGTAGAATAGAATTCGTCTGTGCCAGAACCACTTACAGAACCGGCAGTTACACTTTGTTTAAAGGTAACATCTTGCATTGTATTCCCAATTAATACTGGTTTTGTAATTTCTAATAAATAGCTAACATTTCCGTTAGGTATTGTAATGACATACTTTCCTTCTACATCGCTAAGTACAGTTGTTGTAAAGTCAATCGTACCATCTTGATTAAAGTCAGAAGATAATACGACCTTTGCGTTATGAATTGGTTCATTTGTTTCATTATCAATGACAACACCTGAAATGATAGCAGGGTTAAAAGAAATAGATATTTGTTCTTGTTCTACAAAGTTACCATCGAGATTATAGGCCTTTGCGCTAACAAGGTATGAAAGAGTTTCATCACTTTCAGTTTTAGCAGAGACATATTTTACAGTTGCAATCCCAGTCTGGTCTGTAAATGCAATGAAACCTTCAGGGAATGAGCCTACAGGTGCAGAAAACTTCACTTCATAGTTTACTAGAGGTTCACCATTAGTATCAGTTAACTTTGCTGTTAAAATTGTATGGTCTATTCCATTTCCTAAGATATTCTGTGGTTGTGCTGATAAATCAATAGTAATGTTTATCTCAGTTTCATCAATTACATTTGGATCAACAACCTTGAAGGAAATGCTAACTGGTTCACTGACATTTCCTTGGTCATCTTCTGCAGTTACAGTCACTATATGAATCCCTTCCGAGAGAATAGGTGTTGGATGATATATCCATTCACCATTTTCATTAGCTGTTAGTGTAATAGGTTCGTTGTCATCTAAAACTAACGTGACCTTACTTCCAACATCGGCAGTTCCAGTAATAGGTATATCTCCTAACTCTAAAACACTATTATCTAGAGGATTATCAATACTTACTTCTGGAGCTAAAGTATCAATCGTTAATGATTGTGTAGCAGTCGTACTATTTCCAGCTTCGTCAGTAATCGTAGCTGTCACTTCATACGTACCATCAGTTAATTCATCAACATCGATTGTCCATGTCCCATTAGTAACAGTAGTCGTGTAACTCTTACCATTTAAAGTAATAGTAACTACTGAGTTATCAGGAGCATCAGTCGTCCCACTAACAGTAGGAGTTGAATCATTTGTCGTACGCTCAGCTCCACCATCAATTGTAAGAGTTGGTGCAGTAACATCGATTGTAATTGTAATAGATGTACTCTTCGGATTACCTAAAGCATCAGTACCGGTAGCTTTTACAGTATAAGTACCTTCCAATAAGTTTTCCGTTGGCGTGTATGTCCAGTTTTCGTTTGCCACAGTAGCATGTCCAGAGTGAACAACACTATTGTTTTCATCAATAAATTCAACAATGACGGTACTACCTGCCTCAACAGTACCAGTAACTGTAGGAGTTTGGTCGTTTAAAACAGCTCCATTTTCAGGAGAAGTAATGGCAATAGTTGGTCCAGTCGTATCAATTGTTAATGACTGCTTAGCAGTCGCGCTATTTCCAGCTTCATCAGTAATCGTAGCTGTCACTTCATACGTACCATCCGTTAGTTCATCAGTATCGATTGTCCATGTCCCATCAGTAACAGTAGTCGTGTAGCTCTTACCATTTAAAGTAATAGTAACTACTGAATTATCAGGAGCATCAGTTGTCCCACTAATAGTAGGAGTTGAATCATTTGTCGTACGCTCAGTTCCACCATCAATTGTAAGAGTTGGTGCAGTAACATCTATGATAAAGCTCACTGAAGCTTCTGTATCATTTCCGTTATTAAAGGTAGAAATTGCTTTTGCTAAATATGTTCCATCAGAAAGACTACTAACAGTATTGTATGTCCAGTTTCCATCTTCATCTAGCTCGGCAACGCCAGTTTCAATAATCTTTTCTAACATATCATAAATCGTTATTGTAACTTTATCACCATTTGTTGTACCTGATATTATTGGATGATAATTGCTTAGTAATGCACCTTCTTCAGGTGAATCAATTTTTAATTCTGGTCCTATTGTAGATAAAATTAACGTTTGTGTTTTTGTAGAAACATTTCCAGCTTCGTCAGTAATCGTAGCTGTCACTTCATACGTACCATCAATTAATTCATCAACAGTGACTGTCCAAGTGCCATCAGTAACAGTAGCCGTATAACTTTGCCCGTTTACAGTAACAGTAACGATTGCACCATTAGGAGCATCAGTTGTCCCGCTGACAGTAGGAGTTGAATCATTAGTCGTACGCTCGGTTCCGCCATTAATTGTAAGAGTTGGTGCAGTAACATCGATTGTAATTGTAATAGATGTACTCTTCGGATTACCTAATGCATCAGTACCAGTAGCTTTTACAGAATAAGTTCCTTCGTTTAAATTTCCTGTTGGCGTGTATGTCCAATTTTCGTTTGTCACAGTAGCATGTCCAGAGTGGACAACACTATTGTTCACATCAATAAATTCAACAAGCACAGTACTACCAGCTTCGACAGTACCTGTAACTGTAGGAGTATGATTATTTAAAATAGCTCCATTTTCAGGAGAAGTAATGACAATAGCCGGTCCAGTCGTATCGATTGTTAATGACTGCTTAGCAGTCGTAGTATTTCCAGCTTCGTCAGTAATCGTCGCAGTCACTTCATACTGACCATCAGTTAGTTCACCAACATCGACTGTCCAAGTGCCATCAGTAACAGTAGTCGTGTAACTCTTACCATTTAAAGTAATAGTAACTACTGAGTTATCAGGAGCATCGGTTGTCCCGCTAATCGTAGGAGTAGATTCATTAGTCGTACGCTCGGTTCCGCCATTAATAGATAATGTAGGCTTTGTCGTATCAACAATTAAGTTTATAGAATCACTTGCTGTTTGTCCTTGCTCCTCTACAGAAGCACTTACAACGTATGTTCCCTCAGCTAAAGCTTCTGGCCATTGCACTGACCATGAACTATTAGAAACAGTTGTAGTATATGACGTGTTATTAATCGTTACAAAAATAGTAACACCGTCCATTGCGTTGGATGAACCTGTGAAAACAGGAGTAACAATATTAGTGACTAGTGGGTTAATCGTATCAATATTTATATTTAATACTTTTGCTTCAGCAACAGATAATTCAATCGATGAAGTTGAAGTTTGGTTTATTTCATCGGTTATTGTTGCTTTTACTTGATACGTCCCTAAAGGTAAATTACTGTTTGGGGTAAATTCCCATACACCGTTTGCAAGAGATGCACTTCCAGTAGCAACAACATTGTTTCCGTTAATAAATTCGACTACGATGTTATTAGTAGAAGTTCCACTAGTATAGGAACCTGAGATTGTTGGTGTGCTATCTGTAACTGCACTGCCAGTACTCGGCGTTGTAATGGTTATTTCAGGAGCAATAATTTGAGAAGGATCAACAGTTAATTCTTGTTCGTCGATACCAAATTGCCCATCTTCCTCAACAATAGCCGAAACATTATATACACCATTATTTAAAGCGGTAGTAACAAGTGTTTGCCACTGCCCGTTCTCGACAGTAGTTTGATAAGTATATGTTTTTGTTGGATCTGATTTTAAATATAAAGTAACATCAACAAAGCTACCGTCAGCTGCAGATGAAGATCCAGAAATTAAAGGTGTGTTGTCATTTGTTGTTTTTGTATCGCCACCAGCGATTTCAATAGTTGGTGGATTTGGTGTTGTACCATTAATTAAAATAGGTTCACCCCATGCATCAGCAAAAGATGTCGGATGCCCACCCATTCTATCCTTGTTATAGTTACTAGCATTTGCAGATGTCGCATAGAAAAGTTGGATCATGCTAGTTGGTGTTAAGCCTGTAACGGCCGCAAAATCTGTCCATGGAACAGCCCAATAAGCGAAGAAATCTTGGTCATTATTAAAGTTACTAAGAGAAACATCAATGGGAAGTGCGTCAGCATAATCTATTGCTGGACCTGTCCAAAGCCAATCTTCGGCTTGATCTCCCCAACTATCTAGCTCTTTATCCGTATTTTTACCAATTTGAACAGTTTCTGCTAAACCGTTTAGAGAAACCATGTATTCCCAATCATGTTCATTCCCGTCAGTATTAAACAAAACAGTCCAAGCATATTGGTCAAAGTTATCATTTTTATTGTTTAAAGGGTTTGCATCAAGGCGCATTTTGAAATATAAGTATGTAGAATCATAGGAGTAAGAGACTGCGGGTAATTCACTATTACCAGCTATGTCTGTTGAGTTAGGGTTTTGATCTAAAGGGTCATTTCCTTCTCCGACAGCGTATGGTAACCAATCCACGTTGCTAAAAATTTGATTACTACCATACTCAGAAAAGGCCCTATTAAGAGGGAAGACCGATTGTGAGAATAATAGAATAAAAGTTAAAAATAAAGCGAGTTTCCTTTTCATAAATACCTCCGAATAATATTTGACAATACATATAAGTATACCATTGGAGTGGCGAAATTTGTCGTATTATTATAAAAAATGCAATTTTTTAGTAAAAGAAGCTATTTATTAACAATAAAAAAACCTCAAAAATGATTACATTTTTGAGGTTTCGTTAAGTAATTTTTTTCTTCTAGTGATAAATACATTCAAAGATATTCCAGCTACTAAAATGCTCGTTAAAATAATCGCTATATAGTAGGGAGTAGTATTTCTCTTGTTTTGAGATGTACCTTCATTATCACTACTTTTAGTTTCGCTACCTTCCTGGTCAGTTTCTACATTCACCATCACATATGGTTCGTACAATACCTTCAGTTGTTGTTCGCCTATAAAAGCATCGGAAGGATCATTTGCATAAGCACTTACTGTATAATTTTGTGACTTTTCGCTTTCAGTTTTAGCTGACACATATTTTACAGTTGCATATCCATCGGCATTAGTAACAGCTTTATTCCCTTCTGGAAACGAGCCAAGAGGTGCGGAAAAGAACACTTCAGCATTTCCTACTGGCTTTCCATCTTCGTCTAGCAATTTAGCAGTTAAAAAAGTAAAATCAGTTCCGTTTGCTATAAGTGAAGGTGACTCTGTTGTTAAAAATAGGCGACTAGCACTAGAATCTTCTTTGGCTAATTGAAATGATGTATAAATAGGGGTGCTACCATTTCCGTGTAAATCTTCAGCAACTACAGATACTTCGTAATTTCCTAATGCTAAGGTATTCCCTAACTCATAGCTCCAAATGCCAAGTTGATTGGCCTTGACCTGAACGGTTTCTTCATTATTAAGATTTATCTTTATAATACTCCCAGCATTAGAATTACCAGTTAAAGTTATGTCATTACTAGAGAGAATACTGCCGTTTTTAGGACTGACAATAGAAATTTCTGGAGGTGTTGTATCAATGGAAAACAAAGATGATAATTCTCTTTTGTTCGTTGCATTATCCTCAACTGTCACCAATAAACGGTAGTCATTATCTTTTAACGGCTCTTGTACTTCAAACTTCCAACTTCCATTTTCATCAGAGGCAATCGTTTGCTCTATAATTACTTTATCACCTTGCAGAATGATTAATGAAACATCTATGCGAGGAGAAGTAGTTCCTTCTATTATTGGTGTTGCGTTCGTAATAGTAGATTCATGTATTAAATTTGATAACTTAATTTCTGGCGCTATCGAATCAATAGTAAACGTAGTTTCTACACTTTGTTCATTGCCTATTTGATCATAAGCGTTAACTACTACTCGATACGTACCATCTATTAATGGCTTTTCTATTTCTATTTTCCAATTCTTATCAAGCGTTCCTAATTTCTTTTCAGCTACTAGCTTATTATCTTTGTCAAAAAGTAAAATAGAAAGAGAATCTCCGTCAACATCTATAGTACCTGTAATTACGGGCATATTGTTTTTTGTGATGAAATTTAAAGTTGGACTAGTAATAGATATTACTGGACCCGTAGTATCTATTGTTAAAGATTGTTTAGCAGTTGCTCTATTACCTGCAACATCAGTAAGACTAACATTAACGACATATTGCCCATCTTGTAATTTGGATAGTTCCACTTGCCATTGACCATTTGAAACTATAGTCTCAAAAGTTTTATTTCCTATAGTTATTAAAGCGGTAGCGCCATTTCGGGCATCGGTTATACCCTTCAAAATAGGAGTCGTTTCATTGGTAGTTTTATTTTCGCCGCCATCAATAACTAAAGAAGGGGGTGTCAAATCAATTGTTAACATTTTTGTTTCCACGGTTGTATTGCCAGCTTCATCGGCAATAGTTGCTTCCATTTCATACTCATTTTCTTGTAATTCATTCAAATCAATAGACCAAGTGCCATTTTGGACTTTGGTGTTATAGCTTGTCCCATCAACAACTAAAGTAACTAAAGTGCCGTCACCTTCACCTGTTGTACCACTAATTGTAGGTGTTATATCATTCGTAATGTAAGCAATACTAGATTCGAAGTTTAACGTTGGACTTGTAACATCTATTGTAAGCTCAAGTGAGTCACTTCCAAGATTTTTTAATGAATCCTTTGCAAAAGCAGTGATCGTGTAAGACCCATCTGGGATAACTATATTCGGAGAAATTGACCACTCTTTATTAACTACAGGAACATTTTCAGAGAAGACGATATTATTGTTTTCGTCGGCAAATTGAACGGTTACTTTATCGCCTTCATCAATTGTTCCGCTCACAATTAATGTTTTCTTATTTACAGCCGAAACACTTGGAGAAGTTATAAAAATGATTGGACCAGTCGTATCAATAGTTATTGTCTTCTTATCAGTAGAAGAATTTCTTGCTTTGTCAGAAATAGAAGCGCTTACTTCGTATTCGCCGTCTTCTAAATGATCGATATCCAATGACCAAAAACCGCTTTCATTTACAATAGCTGAATAACTTTTATTATTTATAGTTACAAAAACATTCGCACCACTTATCTCATCCGTCTTACCAGAAATAGTCGGTGTGGAATCATTAGAAATAGTAGGAGTATCTTTTGTAATGCTAATTTTAGGTAATGTCATATCAATAGATATCTTTTGAGAAGCTTCTGCACTTTGATTTTGTTCAGTAATTGATACATAAACATTGTAGTCGCCTTCGAGTAAAGTCTCTGGCCATTGGATAGACCATACACCGCTCTCAACAGTAGCGAGAGCAGTCGTGTCTTCTATCGTAACAAAAGCTGTCACGCCATCTAAAGCGTTAGAAGTTCCAGAGATGATAGGGTTATATTTGTTTAATGTTAACTTTTCATCTTTATTAATGGAAATAGTTAATTCTTTTGTTTCAGAAATAGTTAAGTTATTAACTAAATATGTAGCTGTCCCAGTGTCATTTGTAATAATTGCTTTAATAAAGTAATTACCATATGGTAGTGCAGTAGATGGTGTATATGTCCAAGAACCATTTGAAACATTCGCTATACCAGTGTTCGTAACTTTATTATCTTCACTGTAAAATTCAATAGTGATAGTTGGAGTTGTCTCACTTGTGAATGTTCCAGAAACCGTTGGCGATCTATCAGTTACTACACTCCCTTTACTCAGGTTAGTAATAGAAACTGTAACTGTTCCTTCACTTGATTTGTTAGTTGTTTCTGATTCTGATTTAGGAGTATTAGGTTCGCTTTTACTAGGTGATGTAGTGGGTATATTTGGCTTTTCATCGCTAATAGTAGTTTTATAAATTATAAAAAATAAAATAGATAGAAGAATAAGGATAAATACAATTTTCTTTTTCATAAGGATCCCCCAAGAGAAGTGTGACAAAAAAATACAATTAATATATATTATAACAGTAAATCGACAATGTTTGGAAAAAAAAAGAAGAAATGCCAATGCATTTCTTCTTCATAGTATAGATAATATATTATATTGCCCAGTTTCCATTACGGAATAGTGGTTCCACTTCTCCGTCTGCAGTTTCCCCATCGATATCCATTTCAGCAGAACCAATCATAAAGTCAACATGAGTTAAACTTTCGTTTGCTCCTGCCTTATCTAGTTCTTCACGTGACATCGTTTTTCCGCCTTCTAAACAGAAGGAATATGCATTTCCTAAAGCAACATGGTTTGATGCGTTTTCATCAAATAATGTATTGAAGAAAATGATATTAGCATTTGAGATAGGAGAGTCATGAGGGACAAGGGCAACTTCACCTAAACGCTTTGCTCCTTCGTCCGTATCAAGTAAACTCTTTAATGATTCATATCCTGTCTCAGCAGTAAAATCGACCACTTTGCCATCTTTGAAAGTTAAGCTAAACTTATCGATTAAATTCCCACCATAGTTTAACGGTTTTGTACTTGATACTACACCA containing:
- a CDS encoding Ig-like domain-containing protein, which gives rise to MKRKLALFLTFILLFSQSVFPLNRAFSEYGSNQIFSNVDWLPYAVGEGNDPLDQNPNSTDIAGNSELPAVSYSYDSTYLYFKMRLDANPLNNKNDNFDQYAWTVLFNTDGNEHDWEYMVSLNGLAETVQIGKNTDKELDSWGDQAEDWLWTGPAIDYADALPIDVSLSNFNNDQDFFAYWAVPWTDFAAVTGLTPTSMIQLFYATSANASNYNKDRMGGHPTSFADAWGEPILINGTTPNPPTIEIAGGDTKTTNDNTPLISGSSSAADGSFVDVTLYLKSDPTKTYTYQTTVENGQWQTLVTTALNNGVYNVSAIVEEDGQFGIDEQELTVDPSQIIAPEITITTPSTGSAVTDSTPTISGSYTSGTSTNNIVVEFINGNNVVATGSASLANGVWEFTPNSNLPLGTYQVKATITDEINQTSTSSIELSVAEAKVLNINIDTINPLVTNIVTPVFTGSSNAMDGVTIFVTINNTSYTTTVSNSSWSVQWPEALAEGTYVVSASVEEQGQTASDSINLIVDTTKPTLSINGGTERTTNESTPTISGTTDAPDNSVVTITLNGKSYTTTVTDGTWTVDVGELTDGQYEVTATITDEAGNTTTAKQSLTIDTTGPAIVITSPENGAILNNHTPTVTGTVEAGSTVLVEFIDVNNSVVHSGHATVTNENWTYTPTGNLNEGTYSVKATGTDALGNPKSTSITITIDVTAPTLTINGGTERTTNDSTPTVSGTTDAPNGAIVTVTVNGQSYTATVTDGTWTVTVDELIDGTYEVTATITDEAGNVSTKTQTLILSTIGPELKIDSPEEGALLSNYHPIISGTTNGDKVTITIYDMLEKIIETGVAELDEDGNWTYNTVSSLSDGTYLAKAISTFNNGNDTEASVSFIIDVTAPTLTIDGGTERTTNDSTPTISGTTDAPDNSVVTITLNGKSYTTTVTDGTWTIDTDELTDGTYEVTATITDEAGNSATAKQSLTIDTTGPTIAITSPENGAVLNDQTPTVTGTVEAGSTVIVEFIDENNSVVHSGHATVANENWTYTPTENLLEGTYTVKATGTDALGNPKSTSITITIDVTAPTLTIDGGAERTTNDSTPTVSGTTDAPDNSVVTITLNGKSYTTTVTNGTWTIDVDELTDGTYEVTATITDEAGNSTTATQSLTIDTLAPEVSIDNPLDNSVLELGDIPITGTADVGSKVTLVLDDNEPITLTANENGEWIYHPTPILSEGIHIVTVTAEDDQGNVSEPVSISFKVVDPNVIDETEINITIDLSAQPQNILGNGIDHTILTAKLTDTNGEPLVNYEVKFSAPVGSFPEGFIAFTDQTGIATVKYVSAKTESDETLSYLVSAKAYNLDGNFVEQEQISISFNPAIISGVVIDNETNEPIHNAKVVLSSDFNQDGTIDFTTTVLSDVEGKYVITIPNGNVSYLLEITKPVLIGNTMQDVTFKQSVTAGSVSGSGTDEFYSTESATGIILLSDGSNGTLSLENYDSIIVEVEDESGDITSLNGSVDARTGVFLIDGLDVNKAYTLKFYYVFEDGSKIQVSSLAVVISNDGELNISSCLIDPYGTITNKETGEVIEGAVVELYYADTVRNQENGRVKDTLVELPILTFPPNDNHNPQNSSVEGKYAYMVYPEADYYILVKKNGYELYESPVIEVNQEIVRHDIELTPIPQELPATATSYYNYLVTGVLLLFIGVLTIFLYRRNRYSN
- a CDS encoding Ig-like domain-containing protein, whose product is MKKKIVFILILLSILFFIIYKTTISDEKPNIPTTSPSKSEPNTPKSESETTNKSSEGTVTVSITNLSKGSVVTDRSPTVSGTFTSETTPTITIEFYSEDNKVTNTGIANVSNGSWTYTPSTALPYGNYFIKAIITNDTGTATYLVNNLTISETKELTISINKDEKLTLNKYNPIISGTSNALDGVTAFVTIEDTTALATVESGVWSIQWPETLLEGDYNVYVSITEQNQSAEASQKISIDMTLPKISITKDTPTISNDSTPTISGKTDEISGANVFVTINNKSYSAIVNESGFWSLDIDHLEDGEYEVSASISDKARNSSTDKKTITIDTTGPIIFITSPSVSAVNKKTLIVSGTIDEGDKVTVQFADENNNIVFSENVPVVNKEWSISPNIVIPDGSYTITAFAKDSLKNLGSDSLELTIDVTSPTLNFESSIAYITNDITPTISGTTGEGDGTLVTLVVDGTSYNTKVQNGTWSIDLNELQENEYEMEATIADEAGNTTVETKMLTIDLTPPSLVIDGGENKTTNETTPILKGITDARNGATALITIGNKTFETIVSNGQWQVELSKLQDGQYVVNVSLTDVAGNRATAKQSLTIDTTGPVISITSPTLNFITKNNMPVITGTIDVDGDSLSILLFDKDNKLVAEKKLGTLDKNWKIEIEKPLIDGTYRVVVNAYDQIGNEQSVETTFTIDSIAPEIKLSNLIHESTITNATPIIEGTTSPRIDVSLIILQGDKVIIEQTIASDENGSWKFEVQEPLKDNDYRLLVTVEDNATNKRELSSLFSIDTTPPEISIVSPKNGSILSSNDITLTGNSNAGSIIKINLNNEETVQVKANQLGIWSYELGNTLALGNYEVSVVAEDLHGNGSTPIYTSFQLAKEDSSASRLFLTTESPSLIANGTDFTFLTAKLLDEDGKPVGNAEVFFSAPLGSFPEGNKAVTNADGYATVKYVSAKTESEKSQNYTVSAYANDPSDAFIGEQQLKVLYEPYVMVNVETDQEGSETKSSDNEGTSQNKRNTTPYYIAIILTSILVAGISLNVFITRRKKLLNETSKM